Proteins encoded by one window of Salvia splendens isolate huo1 chromosome 7, SspV2, whole genome shotgun sequence:
- the LOC121810289 gene encoding uncharacterized protein LOC121810289: MLSGSCVDHRSNVSSCQPRGFLTPPPTCKTERGSPVMPRSEMKPQHKGDLFHVVHKIPSGDSPYVRAKHVQLVDKDPGRAISLFWQAINSGDRVDSALKDMAVVMKQLDRSDEAIEAIKSFRHLSPADSQEALDNILLELYKQSGRMEEEIELLQYKLKQVEDGMAFSGRKTKTARSHGKKVQITIQKEYSRLLGNLAWAYMQQKDFKSAEEHYRKALSFESDKNKQCNLAVCLMHMNKLTEAKFLLQSIPSDSGAVDESYVKSYERASEILAEFESQRVLKPMKQMEQNNEAGMVRGFVDGHISRTKSFGGQWGSSRFCPQRHTNTNDRNGTLSSPLPSSGNMCKGASTDFPYEKRADLDWRGNRYEPNVSREGVNSFPYRNTPKVPLTQPRRSTSYGDQGKAVLTENANGGYCRKLSFESSASSESVHSFASQNAGYYSHDAPDEMLNILPQFLAKKNTCVKPLEANEEGVNTLPSADFGKVGGKNRTLEISRREQHKKSWADMVEEDEEEFGSWRNNYPKISQKTSLSDKFSVSAAASTDPDPFNDENVNSNIIPETPKLHDVDDEVSQEMGSIDLGGGYLTQPEKIALPKNQPLRRSLCFDQNHNLNIPNVRCASPLATKALDFEGQAGDLSVGKSKNLRRLQVFQDITSVHASPRH; this comes from the exons ATGTTGAGTGGCAGTTGCGTTGATCATCGTAGCAACGTTAGCTCTTGTCAGCCGAGGGGGTTCTTGACGCCGCCGCCGACATGCAAGACGGAGCGGGGATCTCCGGTGATGCCGAGGTCGGAGATGAAGCCGCAGCACAAGGGAGATCTGTTTCATGTCGTTCACAAGATCCCTTCCGGTGACTCGCCTTACGTTAGAGCCAAACATGTTCAG CTTGTAGACAAGGATCCAGGCAGGGCGATTTCCCTGTTCTGGCAAGCGATAAATTCTGGTGATCGGGTTGATAGTGCTCTGAAAGACATGGCTGTCGTCATGAAACAGTTGGACCGCTCAGATGAAGCTATCGAGGCCATCAAGTCCTTTCGCCATCTATCTCCTGCCGACTCTCAGGAAGCCCTCGACAATATATTGCTTGAACTCTATAAG CAATCGGGAAGGATGGAGGAAGAGATTGAATTGCTTCAGTATAAACTGAAGCAAGTTGAAGATGGAATGGCCTTTTCTGGGAGGAAAACGAAGACTGCAAGGTCTCATGGAAAGAAGGTTCAGATCACAATTCAGAAGGAGTATTCAAG GTTGTTAGGAAATTTAGCTTGGGCCTATATGCAACAGAAAGATTTCAAATCTGCTGAAGAACATTACAG AAAAGCGCTATCCTTTGAATCGGATAAGAACAAGCAGTGTAACTTGGCAGTCTGCTTGATGCACATGAACAAGTTGACAGAGGCCAAGTTTCTCCTCCAATCAATACCATCTGATAGTGGTGCTGTCGATGAATCTTATGTTAAGTCATACGAGCGTGCCTCTGAGATACTGGCTGAGTTTGAGTCGCAGCGTGTTCTTAAGCCTATGAAACAGATGGAACAGAATAATGAAGCTGGGATGGTAAGAGGATTTGTAGATGGACACATCAGTAGAACTAAGTCATTTGGCGGGCAGTGGGGAAGCAGTAGGTTCTGTCCTCAGAGACATACTAATACTAACGATAGAAATGGCACGCTTTCGTCTCCTCTGCCCTCATCTGGAAATATGTGCAAAGGAGCATCTACTGACTTCCCATACGAGAAGAGGGCCGACTTGGATTGGAGGGGGAATCGTTATGAGCCTAATGTGAGCCGGGAAGGAGTGAACTCTTTCCCCTACCGGAATACTCCCAAAGTTCCACTCACTCAACCAAGGAGAAGTACGAGCTATGGAGATCAAGGAAAGGCCGTTTTGACAGAAAACGCTAATGGAGGTTATTGCCGGAAACTGTCGTTTGAATCATCTGCCAGTAGTGAATCTGTGCATTCATTTGCAAGCCAAAATGCTGGCTACTATTCTCATGATGCACCTGATGAGATGCTGAATATACTACCGCAGTTTTTGGCGAAGAAGAATACATGTGTGAAGCCATTAGAAGCTAATGAAGAAGGGGTGAATACTTTGCCTTCTGCTGACTTTGGAAAAGTAGGAGGCAAGAATCGGACTCTTGAGATTTCAAGACGCGAGCAGCATAAGAAGAGCTGGGCTGATATGGTcgaagaagacgaagaagagtTTGGAAGCTGGAGAAACAATTATCCAAAGATCAGTCAGAAAACTTCATTATCAGATAAGTTTTCTGTTTCTGCTGCTGCTTCAACGGACCCAGACCCGTTCAACGATGAGAATGTTAACTCCAACATAATCCCCGAGACTCCCAAGCTGCACGATGTAGATGATGAAGTAAGTCAGGAGATGGGTTCGATCGATCTTGGAGGCGGATATCTGACTCAGCCAGAGAAAATCGCGCTGCCAAAGAACCAGCCATTGAGGCGTTCTCTGTGTTTTGATCAGAACCACAACCTCAACATACCAAACGTCCGCTGTGCTTCCCCATTGGCAACCAAAGCTCTCGACTTTGAAGGCCAAGCCGGGGATCTCAGTGTTGGAAAGTCCAAGAACCTGAGGAGGCTGCAGGTTTTCCAGGATATAACGAGTGTTCATGCAAGTCCTCGACACTGA